One Oceanotoga teriensis genomic region harbors:
- a CDS encoding ABC transporter permease: MNIFKFYNENLDYLFLKTYEHLYIFIISWLLAVIIGILIGIFVSRPKRKKTGELIINIMSTTQAIPSIAVIALVFIFLGIGATPAIFALFLYSLVPIIFNTASGLLSVDKKLIEAAKGMGMTNFHILFRIEIPMSISSIFSGLRNSAVINIATTTVASAVGAGGLGELIFIGLSAFDYTMILAGALPVSLLAVIIDQILGLIEKFLTSKGIKMITEN, from the coding sequence ATGAATATTTTTAAATTTTACAATGAAAACTTAGATTATTTATTTTTAAAAACTTATGAACATCTTTATATTTTTATTATTTCATGGTTATTAGCTGTTATAATTGGTATATTGATAGGTATTTTTGTAAGCAGACCAAAAAGAAAAAAAACTGGAGAATTAATTATAAACATAATGAGTACAACACAAGCAATACCATCAATAGCTGTAATAGCTCTTGTTTTCATATTTTTAGGTATTGGAGCAACTCCTGCAATCTTTGCTTTATTTCTATATAGTTTAGTACCTATTATATTCAATACTGCTTCTGGATTATTAAGTGTTGATAAAAAATTGATCGAAGCTGCTAAAGGGATGGGTATGACAAACTTTCATATACTTTTTAGAATAGAAATACCAATGTCAATTTCATCAATATTTTCTGGTCTTAGAAATTCAGCTGTGATAAATATTGCAACAACAACAGTAGCTTCAGCAGTTGGAGCTGGAGGACTTGGAGAATTAATTTTCATAGGTTTAAGTGCTTTTGATTATACAATGATATTAGCTGGCGCTTTACCTGTTTCTTTGCTTGCAGTAATTATAGATCAGATTTTAGGTCTAATAGAAAAATTTTTAACTTCTAAAGGAATCAAAATGATAACAGAAAATTAG
- a CDS encoding bifunctional adenosylcobinamide kinase/adenosylcobinamide-phosphate guanylyltransferase, with product MYTLITGGQACGKSTYAQILAEKEKPNRVYIATAQIFDEEMRIKVDNHIKERGENFFTVEEPFNPIDAFKKALTYNPNVILMDCITMWTSNLLLKHEKDDDYIIFEKVDKFIDFLKKNDIPKTIFVTNEVGWGIIPENTLARRYVRILGTVNKKFAKLCDNVFLMVSGIEVKIK from the coding sequence ATGTATACATTGATAACTGGAGGACAGGCATGTGGTAAATCAACTTATGCCCAAATTCTTGCCGAAAAAGAAAAACCAAACAGAGTTTATATAGCTACTGCTCAAATATTTGATGAGGAGATGAGAATAAAAGTAGATAATCATATAAAAGAAAGAGGAGAAAATTTCTTTACAGTAGAAGAACCCTTTAATCCTATTGATGCTTTTAAAAAGGCTTTAACTTATAATCCCAATGTTATTTTAATGGATTGTATTACAATGTGGACATCTAATTTACTTTTAAAACATGAAAAAGATGATGATTATATAATCTTTGAAAAAGTAGATAAATTTATAGATTTTCTTAAAAAGAATGATATACCTAAAACTATTTTTGTTACAAATGAAGTAGGTTGGGGAATAATCCCTGAAAATACCTTAGCAAGAAGATATGTAAGAATATTGGGCACTGTAAATAAAAAATTTGCAAAATTATGTGATAATGTATTTTTAATGGTTTCAGGAATAGAGGTGAAAATAAAATGA